A portion of the Canis lupus baileyi chromosome 6, mCanLup2.hap1, whole genome shotgun sequence genome contains these proteins:
- the DENND4B gene encoding DENN domain-containing protein 4B isoform X2 produces the protein MAADAVSEGGAMAEERPPRLVDYFVIAGLAGNGAPIPEETRVPEPSGPLRPPRPAEPITDMAVIARALGEEVPQGYTCIQSSAGGHPLELSAGLLGGTQPVICYRRGRDKPPLVELGVLYEGKERPKPGFQVLDTTPYSHSANLAPPGPGHPRTYLTCRRAAEGAGLHALGITDVCLVLPSKGEGTPHTYCRLPRNLNPGVWGPAVYLCYKVGLAKAHTLVYEAELLGRYPEEDNEAFPLPESVPVFCLPMGATVECWPAHTKYPVPVFSTFVLTGAAGDKVYGAALQFYEAFPRARLSERQARALGLLSAVERGRALGGRAVRSRRAIAVLSRWPAFPAFRAFLTFLYRYSVSGPHRLPLEAHISHFIHNVPFPSPQRPRILVQMSPYDNLLLCQPVSSPLPLSGASFLQLLQSLGPELAITLLLAVLTEHKLLVHSLRPDLLTSVCEALVSMIFPLHWQCPYIPLCPLVLADVLSAPVPFIVGIHSSYFDLHDPPADVICVDLDTNTLFQTEEKKPLSPRTLPRRPYKVLLATLTNLYQQLDQTYTGPEEEASLEFLLTDYEAVCGRRARLEREVQGAFLRFMACLLKGYRDFLRPLTQAPSEGVRDVDNLFFLQGFLKSRERSSHKLYCQLLRTQMFSQFIEECSFGSARHAALEFFDSCVDKVHPEQEKPEPTPLVELEELSGSELTVFITPPEEPAAPEGSDSTPQYCYDGFPELRAELFESPREQPGALPVPGPSRSAPSSPAPRRTKQEMKVAQRMAQKSAAVPELWARCLLGHCYGLWFLCLPAYVRSAPSRVQALHTAYQVLRQMESRKVVLPDEVCYRVLMQLCSHYGQPVLSVRVMLEMRRAGIVPNTITYGYYNKAVLESKWLSGTPGGRLRWAKLRNVVLGAAQFRQPLKERRRQQQQQQQQQQQQQQQQQAAAQEAGSSQTEPYLERHSPTRPLQRQTTWAGQSFRDPASPTGRLVKSGSLGSARGAQPTVEAGVAHKALGVLEPRGSPVPWHDGSLSDLSLTGEELAPGGSLEDSGSALGAQSTEALEGPSGRASKASGRQDEASTPRRGLGARLQQLLTPSRRSPASHVPPPELPPDLPPPTRRSPMDSLLRPRERPGSTASESSASLGSEWDLSESSASSLSLRRSSERLSDTPGSSQPPSLEILLSSCSSCRACDSLVYDEEIMAGWAPDDSNLNTICPFCACPFVPLLSVQTLDSRPSAPSPKPAPAGASNSKDAPTPGGSGPVLSDRRLCLALDEPQLCNGHMGAVPRRVEGGAWAYLSPLVLRKELESLVENEGSEVLALPELPAAHPIIFWNLLWYFQRLRLPNILPCLVLASCDGPPLPQAPSPWLMPDPASVQVRLLWDVLTPDPSSCPPLYVLWRIHSQIPQRVVWPGPIPAPLSLDLLESVLRHVGLNEVHKAVGLLLETLGPPPAGLHLQRGIYREILFLTMAALGKDHVDIVAFDKKYKSAFNKLASSMGKEELRQRRAQMPTPKAIDCRKCFGAPLEC, from the exons ATGGCGGCAG ATGCAGTGAGTGAGGGGGGGGCCATGGCGGAGGAGCGGCCCCCCCGGCTGGTGGATTACTTCGTGATAGCCGGGCTTGCAGGGAACGGAGCTCCCATTCCCGAGGAGACACGGGTTCCCGAACCCAGTGGGCCCCTGCGCCCTCCCCGGCCAGCCGAGCCCATCACAGACATGGCGGTCATTGCTCGGGCACTGGGCGAGGAAGTGCCCCAGGGCTACACCTGCATCCAGTCCTCCGCTGGGGGCCACCCCTTGGAACTCAGTGCCGGGCTCTTGGGTGGAACGCAGCCCGTCATCTGCTACCGCAGGGGCCGTGACAAGCCCCCCCTCGTGGAGCTGGG GGTCCTGTACGAGGGGAAGGAAAGACCCAAGCCTGGCTTTCAGGTGCTGGACACAACGCCCTACAGCCACTCGGCCAACCTGGCCCCTCCTGGCCCTGGGCACCCCCGCACCTACCTCACTTGCCGACGGGCAGCAGAGGGGGCAGGGCTGCATGCCCTTGGCATCACCGACGTCTGCCTGGTGCTGCCCAGCAAGGGGGAGGGCACTCCTCATACTTACTGCCGACTGCCCCGCAACCTCAACCCTGGTGTG TGGGGTCCAGCGGTATACCTGTGCTACAAAGTGGGCCTAGCCAAGGCCCACACTCTGGTCTACGAGGCAG AGCTGCTGGGCCGGTACCCTGAGGAGGACAATGAGGCGTTCCCCCTGCCCGAGTCCGTACCCGTCTTCTGTTTGCCCATGGGAGCCACTGTTGAGTGCTGGCCTGCCCACACCAAGTACCCCGTGCCCGTCTTCTCTACCTTCGTGCTCACGGGTGCAGCTGGTGACAAG GTGTACGGCGCTGCCCTGCAGTTCTATGAGGCCTTCCCGAGGGCCAGGCTGTCGGAGCGCCAAGCACGGGCCCTGGGGCTCTTGAGCGCCGTGGAGCGGGGCCGGGCGCTGGGGGGTCGGGCAGTGCGCAGCCGGCGCGCCATCGCTGTGCTGTCCCGCTGGCCGGCCTTCCCCGCCTTCCGCGCCTTCCTCACCTTCCTCTACCGCTACTCCGTCTCAGGCCCCCACCGCCTGCCCTTGGAAGC GCACATCTCCCACTTCATTCACAACGTCCCCTTCCCTTCCCCGCAGAGACCTCGCATCCTGGTGCAG ATGTCGCCCTATGACAACCTGCTCCTCTGCCAGCCTGTATCCTCACCCCTGCCGCTCAG CGGTGCCAGCTTCTTGCAGCTGCTGCAGAGCCTCGGCCCCGAGCTGGCCATCACGCTGCTGCTGGCTGTGCTCACGGAGCACAAGCTGCTGGTGCACTCGTTGCGGCCTGACCTGCTCACCAGTGTTTGTGAGGCCCTGGTCTCT ATGATCTTCCCGCTGCACTGGCAGTGCCCCTACATCCCGCTCTGTCCACTGGTGCTGGCAGATGTGCTGAGCGCCCCTGTGCCCTTCATTGTGGGTATCCACTCCAGTTACTTCGATTTGCACGACCCGCCTGCTGATGTCATTTGCGTCGACCTTGACACCAACACGCTCTTCCA GACTGAGGAGAAGAAGCCACTGTCTCCTCGGACCCTGCCCCGCAGACCTTACAAGGTTCTGCTGGCAACTCTGACAAACTTGTACCAGCAGTTGGATCAGA CATACACAGGGCCCGAGGAGGAGGCGTCCCTGGAGTTTCTGCTGACAGACTACGAGGCAGTATGTGGCCGCCGGGCCCGGCTGGAGCGCGAAGTGCAGGGAGCCTTCCTCCGCTTCATGGCCTGTCTGCTCAAGGGCTACCGGGACTTCCTGCGGCCGCTCACCCAGGCCCCCTCGGAGGGTGTTCGAGATGTGGACAACCTCTTCTTCCTGCAGG GCTTCCTCAAGTCCCGGGAGCGCTCCAGCCACAAGCTGTATTGCCAGCTGCTGCGCACACAGATGTTCTCCCAGTTTATCGAGGAATGCTCGTTTGGCTCTGCTCGGCACGCCGCCCTTGAGTTCTTCGACTCTTGCGTTGACAAG GTCCACCCGGAGCAGGAGAAGCCTGAGCCCACACCCTTGGTGGAGCTTGAGGAGCTGTCAGGGAGTGAGCTCACCGTCTTCATCACACCTCCTGAAGAGCCTGCAGCGCCTGAGGGCAGTGACTCCACCCCCCAGTACTG CTACGACGGGTTTCCCGAGCTGCGGGCTGAGCTGTTTGAGTCCCCTCGTGAGCAGCCTGGTGCTCTGCCTGTGCCAGGCCCATCCCGCAGCGcccccagcagccctgcccctCGCCGTACCAAACAG GAGATGAAGGTTGCGCAGCGGATGGCGCAGAAGTCAGCAGCTGTACCCGAGCTGTGGGCGCGCTGCCTGCTGGGGCACTGCTATGGGCTGTGGTTCCTGTGTCTGCCTGCCTATGTGCGCTCAGCGCCCTCCCGCGTGCAGGCCCTGCATACGGCCTACCAAGTGCTGCGCCAGATGGAGAGCCGCAAGGTGGTGCTGCCCGATGAG GTGTGTTACCGCGTACTAATGCAGCTGTGCTCCCATTATGGGCAGCCTGTGCTGTCCGTGCGGGTCATGCTGGAGATGAGGCGGGCAGGCATTGTGCCCAACACCATCACTTACGGCTACTACAACAAG GCTGTGCTGGAAAGCAAGTGGCTCTCTGGTACACCGGGTGGGCGCCTGCGCTGGGCCAAGCTCCGGAATGTCGTCCTGGGGGCTGCTCAGTTCCGCCAGCCTTTGAAGGAACgacggcggcagcagcagcagcaacagcagcaacagcagcaacagcagcaacagcagcaagcAGCAGCACAGGAGGCAGGCAGCTCCCAGACAG AGCCCTATCTCGAGCGTCACTCCCCTACCCGCCCACTTCAGCGCCAGACTACTTGGGCTGGTCAAAGCTTCCGGGACCCAGCTTCACCCACAGGGCGCCTGGTGAAAAGCGGCAGTCTGGGCAGTGCCCGTGGGGCCCAGCCCACCGTGGAGGCCGGCGTGGCCCACA AGGCCTTGGGGGTACTGGAGCCCCGGGGGTCGCCTGTGCCCTGGCATGATGGAAGCCTCTCAGACCTGAGCCTGACGGGTGAAGAGCTGGCCCCTGGAGGCAGCCTGGAGGACTCAGGCTCAGCCCTGGGTGCCCAGTCCACTGAAGCCCTGGAAGGGCCAAGTGGGCGGGCGTCCAAGGCCAGTGGACGTCAGGATGAGGCCAGCACCCCCAGACGAGGGCTGGGCGCTCGCCTCCAACAACTGCTCACTCCTTCCCGCCGCTCCCCCGCCTCTCATGTTCCCCCACCTGAGCTGCCCCCCgacctgcctccccccacccgccGCAGCCCTATGGACAGCCTCCTGCGCCCCCGCGAGCGCCCTGGATCCACTGCGTCTGAG AGCTCAGCCTCTCTGGGCAGCGAGTGGGACCTCTCTGAGTCTTCTGCCAGCAGCCTGAGCCTCCGCCGGTCCTCGGAGCGCCTCAGCGACACCCCCGGGTCCTCGCAGCCACCATCCCTGGAA ATCCTGCTGTCCAGCTGCTCCTCCTGCCGTGCCTGTGACTCACTGGTGTATGATGAGGAAATCATGGCCGGCTGGGCACCCGACGACTCTAACCTCAACACCATCTGCCCCTTCTGCGCCTGCCCCTTTGTGCCTCTGCTCAGTGTCCAGACCCTGGATTCCCGACCCAG TGCCCCCAGCCCCAAACCTGCCCCAGCTGGTGCCAGTAACAGCAAAgatgcccccacccctgggggctcaggccctgtgctcagtgacCGCAGGCTCTGCCTTGCTCTGGATGAGCCCCAGCTCTGCAACGGGCACATGGGG GCTGTGCCCCGGCGGGTTGAGGGTGGGGCCTGGGCCTACCTGAGCCCCCTGGTGCTGCGAAAAGAGCTGGAGTCACTGGTGGAGAATGAGGGCAGTGAGGTGCTGGCATTGCCTGAGCTGCCTGCTGCCCACCCCATCATCTTCTGGAACCTTCTGTGGTATTTCCAGCGGCTGCGCCTGCCTAACATTCTGCCATGCCTGGTGCTGGCCTCCTGTGATGGGCCCCCACTGCCCCAG GCCCCATCTCCTTGGCTGATGCCTGATCCAGCATCTGTGCAGGTGCGGCTGCTGTGGGATGTCCTCACCCCTGATCCCAGTAGCTGCCCACCTCTCTACGTGCTCTGGAGGATCCACA GCCAGATCCCACAGCGGGTGGTATGGCCAGGCCCCATCCCTGCACCCCTCAGCCTGGACCTGCTGGAGTCAGTATTGCGCCACGTGGGTCTCAATGAGGTGCACAAGGCTGTAGGGCTCCTACTGGAAACGCTAGGGCCGCCTCCCGCTGGTCTGCACTTGCAGAG GGGCATCTACCGTGAAATCTTGTTCCTGACAATGGCTGCTCTGGGCAAGGACCACGTGGACATAG TGGCTTTCGACAAGAAGTACAAGTCCGCCTTTAACAAGCTGGCCAGCAGCATGGGCAAGGAGGAGCTGAGGCAGCGACGGGCACAGATGCCCACCCCAAAGGCCATAGATTGCCGGAAATGTTTTGGAGCACCTTTGGAATGCTAG
- the DENND4B gene encoding DENN domain-containing protein 4B isoform X3 encodes MAEERPPRLVDYFVIAGLAGNGAPIPEETRVPEPSGPLRPPRPAEPITDMAVIARALGEEVPQGYTCIQSSAGGHPLELSAGLLGGTQPVICYRRGRDKPPLVELGVLYEGKERPKPGFQVLDTTPYSHSANLAPPGPGHPRTYLTCRRAAEGAGLHALGITDVCLVLPSKGEGTPHTYCRLPRNLNPGVWGPAVYLCYKVGLAKAHTLVYEAELLGRYPEEDNEAFPLPESVPVFCLPMGATVECWPAHTKYPVPVFSTFVLTGAAGDKVYGAALQFYEAFPRARLSERQARALGLLSAVERGRALGGRAVRSRRAIAVLSRWPAFPAFRAFLTFLYRYSVSGPHRLPLEAHISHFIHNVPFPSPQRPRILVQMSPYDNLLLCQPVSSPLPLSGASFLQLLQSLGPELAITLLLAVLTEHKLLVHSLRPDLLTSVCEALVSMIFPLHWQCPYIPLCPLVLADVLSAPVPFIVGIHSSYFDLHDPPADVICVDLDTNTLFQTEEKKPLSPRTLPRRPYKVLLATLTNLYQQLDQTYTGPEEEASLEFLLTDYEAVCGRRARLEREVQGAFLRFMACLLKGYRDFLRPLTQAPSEGVRDVDNLFFLQGFLKSRERSSHKLYCQLLRTQMFSQFIEECSFGSARHAALEFFDSCVDKVHPEQEKPEPTPLVELEELSGSELTVFITPPEEPAAPEGSDSTPQYCYDGFPELRAELFESPREQPGALPVPGPSRSAPSSPAPRRTKQEMKVAQRMAQKSAAVPELWARCLLGHCYGLWFLCLPAYVRSAPSRVQALHTAYQVLRQMESRKVVLPDEVCYRVLMQLCSHYGQPVLSVRVMLEMRRAGIVPNTITYGYYNKAVLESKWLSGTPGGRLRWAKLRNVVLGAAQFRQPLKERRRQQQQQQQQQQQQQQQQQAAAQEAGSSQTEPYLERHSPTRPLQRQTTWAGQSFRDPASPTGRLVKSGSLGSARGAQPTVEAGVAHMIEALGVLEPRGSPVPWHDGSLSDLSLTGEELAPGGSLEDSGSALGAQSTEALEGPSGRASKASGRQDEASTPRRGLGARLQQLLTPSRRSPASHVPPPELPPDLPPPTRRSPMDSLLRPRERPGSTASESSASLGSEWDLSESSASSLSLRRSSERLSDTPGSSQPPSLEILLSSCSSCRACDSLVYDEEIMAGWAPDDSNLNTICPFCACPFVPLLSVQTLDSRPSAPSPKPAPAGASNSKDAPTPGGSGPVLSDRRLCLALDEPQLCNGHMGAVPRRVEGGAWAYLSPLVLRKELESLVENEGSEVLALPELPAAHPIIFWNLLWYFQRLRLPNILPCLVLASCDGPPLPQAPSPWLMPDPASVQVRLLWDVLTPDPSSCPPLYVLWRIHSQIPQRVVWPGPIPAPLSLDLLESVLRHVGLNEVHKAVGLLLETLGPPPAGLHLQRGIYREILFLTMAALGKDHVDIVAFDKKYKSAFNKLASSMGKEELRQRRAQMPTPKAIDCRKCFGAPLEC; translated from the exons ATGGCGGAGGAGCGGCCCCCCCGGCTGGTGGATTACTTCGTGATAGCCGGGCTTGCAGGGAACGGAGCTCCCATTCCCGAGGAGACACGGGTTCCCGAACCCAGTGGGCCCCTGCGCCCTCCCCGGCCAGCCGAGCCCATCACAGACATGGCGGTCATTGCTCGGGCACTGGGCGAGGAAGTGCCCCAGGGCTACACCTGCATCCAGTCCTCCGCTGGGGGCCACCCCTTGGAACTCAGTGCCGGGCTCTTGGGTGGAACGCAGCCCGTCATCTGCTACCGCAGGGGCCGTGACAAGCCCCCCCTCGTGGAGCTGGG GGTCCTGTACGAGGGGAAGGAAAGACCCAAGCCTGGCTTTCAGGTGCTGGACACAACGCCCTACAGCCACTCGGCCAACCTGGCCCCTCCTGGCCCTGGGCACCCCCGCACCTACCTCACTTGCCGACGGGCAGCAGAGGGGGCAGGGCTGCATGCCCTTGGCATCACCGACGTCTGCCTGGTGCTGCCCAGCAAGGGGGAGGGCACTCCTCATACTTACTGCCGACTGCCCCGCAACCTCAACCCTGGTGTG TGGGGTCCAGCGGTATACCTGTGCTACAAAGTGGGCCTAGCCAAGGCCCACACTCTGGTCTACGAGGCAG AGCTGCTGGGCCGGTACCCTGAGGAGGACAATGAGGCGTTCCCCCTGCCCGAGTCCGTACCCGTCTTCTGTTTGCCCATGGGAGCCACTGTTGAGTGCTGGCCTGCCCACACCAAGTACCCCGTGCCCGTCTTCTCTACCTTCGTGCTCACGGGTGCAGCTGGTGACAAG GTGTACGGCGCTGCCCTGCAGTTCTATGAGGCCTTCCCGAGGGCCAGGCTGTCGGAGCGCCAAGCACGGGCCCTGGGGCTCTTGAGCGCCGTGGAGCGGGGCCGGGCGCTGGGGGGTCGGGCAGTGCGCAGCCGGCGCGCCATCGCTGTGCTGTCCCGCTGGCCGGCCTTCCCCGCCTTCCGCGCCTTCCTCACCTTCCTCTACCGCTACTCCGTCTCAGGCCCCCACCGCCTGCCCTTGGAAGC GCACATCTCCCACTTCATTCACAACGTCCCCTTCCCTTCCCCGCAGAGACCTCGCATCCTGGTGCAG ATGTCGCCCTATGACAACCTGCTCCTCTGCCAGCCTGTATCCTCACCCCTGCCGCTCAG CGGTGCCAGCTTCTTGCAGCTGCTGCAGAGCCTCGGCCCCGAGCTGGCCATCACGCTGCTGCTGGCTGTGCTCACGGAGCACAAGCTGCTGGTGCACTCGTTGCGGCCTGACCTGCTCACCAGTGTTTGTGAGGCCCTGGTCTCT ATGATCTTCCCGCTGCACTGGCAGTGCCCCTACATCCCGCTCTGTCCACTGGTGCTGGCAGATGTGCTGAGCGCCCCTGTGCCCTTCATTGTGGGTATCCACTCCAGTTACTTCGATTTGCACGACCCGCCTGCTGATGTCATTTGCGTCGACCTTGACACCAACACGCTCTTCCA GACTGAGGAGAAGAAGCCACTGTCTCCTCGGACCCTGCCCCGCAGACCTTACAAGGTTCTGCTGGCAACTCTGACAAACTTGTACCAGCAGTTGGATCAGA CATACACAGGGCCCGAGGAGGAGGCGTCCCTGGAGTTTCTGCTGACAGACTACGAGGCAGTATGTGGCCGCCGGGCCCGGCTGGAGCGCGAAGTGCAGGGAGCCTTCCTCCGCTTCATGGCCTGTCTGCTCAAGGGCTACCGGGACTTCCTGCGGCCGCTCACCCAGGCCCCCTCGGAGGGTGTTCGAGATGTGGACAACCTCTTCTTCCTGCAGG GCTTCCTCAAGTCCCGGGAGCGCTCCAGCCACAAGCTGTATTGCCAGCTGCTGCGCACACAGATGTTCTCCCAGTTTATCGAGGAATGCTCGTTTGGCTCTGCTCGGCACGCCGCCCTTGAGTTCTTCGACTCTTGCGTTGACAAG GTCCACCCGGAGCAGGAGAAGCCTGAGCCCACACCCTTGGTGGAGCTTGAGGAGCTGTCAGGGAGTGAGCTCACCGTCTTCATCACACCTCCTGAAGAGCCTGCAGCGCCTGAGGGCAGTGACTCCACCCCCCAGTACTG CTACGACGGGTTTCCCGAGCTGCGGGCTGAGCTGTTTGAGTCCCCTCGTGAGCAGCCTGGTGCTCTGCCTGTGCCAGGCCCATCCCGCAGCGcccccagcagccctgcccctCGCCGTACCAAACAG GAGATGAAGGTTGCGCAGCGGATGGCGCAGAAGTCAGCAGCTGTACCCGAGCTGTGGGCGCGCTGCCTGCTGGGGCACTGCTATGGGCTGTGGTTCCTGTGTCTGCCTGCCTATGTGCGCTCAGCGCCCTCCCGCGTGCAGGCCCTGCATACGGCCTACCAAGTGCTGCGCCAGATGGAGAGCCGCAAGGTGGTGCTGCCCGATGAG GTGTGTTACCGCGTACTAATGCAGCTGTGCTCCCATTATGGGCAGCCTGTGCTGTCCGTGCGGGTCATGCTGGAGATGAGGCGGGCAGGCATTGTGCCCAACACCATCACTTACGGCTACTACAACAAG GCTGTGCTGGAAAGCAAGTGGCTCTCTGGTACACCGGGTGGGCGCCTGCGCTGGGCCAAGCTCCGGAATGTCGTCCTGGGGGCTGCTCAGTTCCGCCAGCCTTTGAAGGAACgacggcggcagcagcagcagcaacagcagcaacagcagcaacagcagcaacagcagcaagcAGCAGCACAGGAGGCAGGCAGCTCCCAGACAG AGCCCTATCTCGAGCGTCACTCCCCTACCCGCCCACTTCAGCGCCAGACTACTTGGGCTGGTCAAAGCTTCCGGGACCCAGCTTCACCCACAGGGCGCCTGGTGAAAAGCGGCAGTCTGGGCAGTGCCCGTGGGGCCCAGCCCACCGTGGAGGCCGGCGTGGCCCACA TGATAGAGGCCTTGGGGGTACTGGAGCCCCGGGGGTCGCCTGTGCCCTGGCATGATGGAAGCCTCTCAGACCTGAGCCTGACGGGTGAAGAGCTGGCCCCTGGAGGCAGCCTGGAGGACTCAGGCTCAGCCCTGGGTGCCCAGTCCACTGAAGCCCTGGAAGGGCCAAGTGGGCGGGCGTCCAAGGCCAGTGGACGTCAGGATGAGGCCAGCACCCCCAGACGAGGGCTGGGCGCTCGCCTCCAACAACTGCTCACTCCTTCCCGCCGCTCCCCCGCCTCTCATGTTCCCCCACCTGAGCTGCCCCCCgacctgcctccccccacccgccGCAGCCCTATGGACAGCCTCCTGCGCCCCCGCGAGCGCCCTGGATCCACTGCGTCTGAG AGCTCAGCCTCTCTGGGCAGCGAGTGGGACCTCTCTGAGTCTTCTGCCAGCAGCCTGAGCCTCCGCCGGTCCTCGGAGCGCCTCAGCGACACCCCCGGGTCCTCGCAGCCACCATCCCTGGAA ATCCTGCTGTCCAGCTGCTCCTCCTGCCGTGCCTGTGACTCACTGGTGTATGATGAGGAAATCATGGCCGGCTGGGCACCCGACGACTCTAACCTCAACACCATCTGCCCCTTCTGCGCCTGCCCCTTTGTGCCTCTGCTCAGTGTCCAGACCCTGGATTCCCGACCCAG TGCCCCCAGCCCCAAACCTGCCCCAGCTGGTGCCAGTAACAGCAAAgatgcccccacccctgggggctcaggccctgtgctcagtgacCGCAGGCTCTGCCTTGCTCTGGATGAGCCCCAGCTCTGCAACGGGCACATGGGG GCTGTGCCCCGGCGGGTTGAGGGTGGGGCCTGGGCCTACCTGAGCCCCCTGGTGCTGCGAAAAGAGCTGGAGTCACTGGTGGAGAATGAGGGCAGTGAGGTGCTGGCATTGCCTGAGCTGCCTGCTGCCCACCCCATCATCTTCTGGAACCTTCTGTGGTATTTCCAGCGGCTGCGCCTGCCTAACATTCTGCCATGCCTGGTGCTGGCCTCCTGTGATGGGCCCCCACTGCCCCAG GCCCCATCTCCTTGGCTGATGCCTGATCCAGCATCTGTGCAGGTGCGGCTGCTGTGGGATGTCCTCACCCCTGATCCCAGTAGCTGCCCACCTCTCTACGTGCTCTGGAGGATCCACA GCCAGATCCCACAGCGGGTGGTATGGCCAGGCCCCATCCCTGCACCCCTCAGCCTGGACCTGCTGGAGTCAGTATTGCGCCACGTGGGTCTCAATGAGGTGCACAAGGCTGTAGGGCTCCTACTGGAAACGCTAGGGCCGCCTCCCGCTGGTCTGCACTTGCAGAG GGGCATCTACCGTGAAATCTTGTTCCTGACAATGGCTGCTCTGGGCAAGGACCACGTGGACATAG TGGCTTTCGACAAGAAGTACAAGTCCGCCTTTAACAAGCTGGCCAGCAGCATGGGCAAGGAGGAGCTGAGGCAGCGACGGGCACAGATGCCCACCCCAAAGGCCATAGATTGCCGGAAATGTTTTGGAGCACCTTTGGAATGCTAG